The Nycticebus coucang isolate mNycCou1 chromosome 8, mNycCou1.pri, whole genome shotgun sequence genome has a window encoding:
- the LOC128592594 gene encoding homeobox protein NANOG-like: protein MSVDPACPQRLPCPEVSDSRNSSSMPVICGPEENYPSLQMSSTEMPFTETASPLPTSMDLLAQDSPDSSTSPKVKQPTSVEKSVVKKEGKVQVKKQKTRTVFSTTQLCILNDRFQRQKYLSLQQMQELSNILNLSYKQVKTWFQNQRMKSKRWQKNNWLKNTNSMTQAQKASAPLEYPSFYSSYHQTCLMNTSGNLPVWSNPNWGNQTWSSQSWSNHSWNSQTWCTQAWNSQAWSNPFFNCGEEPLQSCLQVQQNFLASDLEIALEAAGESHNVIHQTTKYFSSPQTMDSFLNYSMNMQPEDV, encoded by the coding sequence ATGAGTGTGGATCCTGCGTGTCCCCAAAGGCTGCCTTGCCCTGAAGTATCTGATTCTAGGAATTCTTCTTCAATGCCTGTGATTTGTGGGCCTGAAGAAAATTATCCATCCTTGCAAATGTCTTCTACAGAGATGCCCTTCACAGAGACTGCCTCTCCTCTTCCTACTTCTATGGATCTGCTGGCTCAGGACAGTCCTGACTCTTCCACTAGTCCCAAAGTAAAACAGCCCACTTCTGTAGAGAAGAGTGTAGTGAAGAAGGAAGGTAAGGTCCAGGTCAAGAAACAGAAGACCAGAACCGTGTTCTCTACCACCCAGCTGTGTATACTCAATGATAGATTTCAGAGGCAGAAATACCTCAGCCTCCAACAGATGCAAGAACTTTCCAACATCCTCAACCTCAGCTATAAACAGGTTAAAACCTGGTTCCAGAACCAGCGAATGAAATCTAAGAGATGGCAGAAAAACAACTGGCTAAAGAACACCAACAGTATGACTCAGGCTCAGAAGGCCTCAGCACCCTTGGAATACCCAAGCTTCTACTCTTCCTATCACCAGACGTGCCTGATGAACACATCCGGAAACCTTCCAGTGTGGAGCAACCCTAACTGGGGTAACCAAACCTGGAGCAGCCAGTCTTGGAGTAACCATTCCTGGAACAGTCAGACCTGGTGCACCCAAGCCTGGAATAGTCAGGCCTGGAGCAATCCCTTCTTTAACTGTGGGGAGGAGCCTTTACAGTCCTGCCTGCAGGTCCAGCAAAATTTTCTTGCCAGTGATTTGGAAATTGCCTTGGAAGCTGCTGGAGAAAGCCATAATGTAATTCATCAAACCACTAAGTATTTTAGCTCCCCCCAAACCATGGATTCATTCCTAAATTACTCAATGAATATGCAGCCTGAGGATGTGTGA